One part of the Panthera uncia isolate 11264 unplaced genomic scaffold, Puncia_PCG_1.0 HiC_scaffold_713, whole genome shotgun sequence genome encodes these proteins:
- the APOE gene encoding apolipoprotein E, whose product MKVLWAALLVALLAGCRADVEPEPQLERELEPEAPWQASQPWEQALGRFRDYLRWVQTLSDQVQEEVLNTQVTQELTVLMEETMKEVKAYREELEEQLGPMASETQARVAKELQAAQARLASDMEDVRNRLAQYRSEVQAMLGQSAEELRGRLASHLRKLRKRLLRDAEDLHKRLAVYRAGVREGAERSVSSIRERFWPLVEQARARNANVAAVAAQPLRERAEALGQQLRGRLDEVREQVEEMRLKMEEQADQMRQQAEAFQARLKSWFEPLVQDMQRQWAGLVEKLQAAVGTSPTTAPAEKQ is encoded by the exons ATGAAGGTTCTGTGGGCGGCACTGCTGGTCGCACTCCTGGCAG GATGTCGGGCCGATGTGGAGCCGGAGCCGCAGCTGGAGCGGGAGCTGGAGCCGGAGGCCCCGTGGCAGGCCAGCCAGCCCTGGGAGCAGGCCCTGGGCCGCTTCCGGGATTACCTGCGCTGGGTGCAGACGCTGTCTGACCAGGTGCAGGAGGAGGTGCTCAACACCCAGGTCACCCAGGAACTGAC GGTGCTGATGGAGGAGACCATGAAGGAGGTGAAGGCCTAcagggaggagctggaggagcAGCTGGGCCCCATGGCCTCGGAGACACAGGCCCGCGTGGCCAAGGAGCTGCAGGCGGCGCAGGCCCGGCTGGCCTCGGACATGGAGGACGTGCGCAACCGCCTGGCGCAGTACCGCAGCGAGGTGCAGGCCATGCTGGGCCAGAGCGCCGAGGAGCTGCGGGGGCGCCTCGCCTCGCACCTGCGCAAGCTGCGCAAGCGGCTGCTCCGCGACGCCGAGGACCTGCACAAGCGCCTGGCCGTGTACCGCGCCGGGGTGCGCGAGGGCGCCGAGCGCAGCGTCAGCTCCATCCGCGAGCGCTTCTGGCCGCTGGTGGAGCAGGCGCGCGCGCGCAACGCCAACGTGGCCGCCGTGGCCGCGCAGCCGCTGCGGGAGCGGGCCGAGGCCTTGGGCCAGCAGCTGCGCGGGCGGCTGGACGAGGTGCGCGAGCAGGTGGAGGAGATGCGGCTCAAGATGGAGGAGCAGGCCGACCAGATGCGCCAGCAGGCCGAGGCCTTCCAGGCCCGCCTCAAGAGCTGGTTCGAGCCCTTGGTGCAAGACATGCAGCGCCAGTGGGCCGGGCTGGTGGAGAAGTTGCAGGCGGCCGTGGGCACCAGCCCCACCACGGCGCCCGCGGAGAAACAGTGA